The nucleotide window CCCGGCACACACCCACATTGGCTAGCCTCCCCCGGCACACACACCCCAGTCAGCTTGCCCTCCCGAACACCCCCCGgtaagccctgcccccccggcacACACCCCCCGATCGGCTCATCCTACCCCTGGTacacaccgcccccccccggcacTTATCCCCGTCGGCTTGCCTCCCCAAACACCCCCCGGCACACCCCGCCCCCCGGGGCGAACCCCCCCCGGCACACCCCGCCCCCCGGGGCGAACCCCCCCCCGATCGGCTCACCCCCCCCGCACACCCCGCCCCCCGGGGCGAACCCCCCCCGATCGgctcacccccccgccccccggggcgAACCCCCCCCGCACACCCCGCCCCCCGGGGCGAACCCCCCCCCGATCGGCTcacccccccccgcacaccccgcccccccaccgATGGGGTGGTTGATGTACGGGGTCCCCTCGGGGTCCCGCCGCCGCTGCCGCTTGTGCTTCCGGGCTGCGAAGTCGGCGGCCTGGAGCAGCCGGGCGGCCTCGGAGCCCATGGCCCGGCCGCAGAGCATGCcggcaagggcggcaggcagccccgcccccgggggcagcgccagcgctgcagtgactgggcagggccaggggggagCTGTGCCCTGTGCACCCCCCTGCTGAacacagcctcccccaccccagcctgaagCACCTGCTCCCAAGGGTGCAGGGCTCTCGCGCCTGAAACCACCTGCCCCCCGGCCAGCGCCCGGGGTAACGCCCGCTGCACAGCCAGCATGGCTGGCCTTGGCGGGgcacatgctgggcaggagcATGCTGCAGGACTCCgcagcaaagggacacaagcagCACACACAGCTGTGACCAGGTGCAGGCCAGGGTCAGGCGAGGCAGCAGGGACttggtaacattttatttttccctggGTGGAAAGGACAGCAACATGGGCCAAGCCCATGCCCTGGGCAGGCCAACAGTAACAGAGGCCAACCCACACCCTACCCACTCTTTTCACCACCCGACTGGGGAAAGGGGCTGCATCttgtccccctccccaggggctAGTCTAGCAGGGATCCGATACAAGAAATTCCCATTGCCGTCAAAATATTCCTGTCCTCTCTGCACCACTCTGGGGCGGGTGTCCCAGCCTTCTGCGAATAGCTCCTCCAGCTCTTCCTCACTCAGGACCTCGCCATCCCACTCTTCAGTGTCTCCTTCTGCCAAAGAGCTTCTCATGAGGGTGGCTTCCATCCCAGCCACAGGCTTGGCTCCATCCTCCTGAAGAGGTTCCAGTTGGACATTCCTTCTGTTttgcctctccccagctctccaaAATTGCCGATTTCTCTGGGGCTTTGAGCTGCTGGACTGGCCCCCAGGCATGATAAGGGCTCCAGACTGGGGTATGTCCTTgggcctggcaggcagcagctgctgagctgcttctcctgcagagaTGGCCACCAGCTCAGCTCTCCGGTCTGGGCCAGCCtgctgctcccagctcccctgtttACCCAACACCTTTGCATCCTGCTTCATCCTTCGCTCCAGTGGGGGAGAGAACTTTCTCCTCAGCACCCTCTGGATGATATCCGTGCTGACACAGAAACCTTGGGCCAGACGGGCCACGGGCCACTCCTCGGGGAAGGCCTGCCTTAGATACCTGCCAGGAGAGGGCACAACGGAGACAGTCACTGCCAGCCCAGAGCTTGGCAAGCCCAGCGATGCCTCAGTCCCAGCCACACCGGGCTCAGGGGGACACCTGCTGCAACAGCAGCCCACACCAGggtcagtggccaggacctgccctgcccactctcCAGGGCCGGGCTGCCAGCCGCACCCCCTCCCGCCCTGCTCACCGGATCTGCTCCATGGCCTGCCAGCTCAGGCTGCGCTGGGGGGGGCCCGCAGGCTCCAGCTCCTTCCGCAGCCTCCGCAGCCTCATCGCCTTCCTCTGCTGCTGAAGcgccctggggagggaaggaaaagaaagtGGGGGGCTGAGTGCACTCTGCCCAACCAccatcctgccccacccccagcccagccactctgcccccccatcctgcccccgcccccagcccggccactctgcccccccatcctgcccccgcccccagcccggcctctctgcccctccatcctgccctcgcccccagcccggcctctctgcccccgcccccagcccggccactctgcccccccatcctgcccccgcccccagcccggccactctgcccccccatcctgcccccgcccccagcccggccactcTGCCCAACCACCATCCTGCCCCCCGTCACCTGTCCACCTCCAGCGGCGCCGGCTCCGCCGCCCCCCGGGCCAGCAGGCggctcagcccagcagcccaCGGCAGCAGCGGCCCCGCCATGGCCGGCGCAGACACCGCGAGACACCggggccggggcggggcggggtctGGGGAGCTAGGGCCGCCCCTGAGGCTGAGAGCgagggatcgggggggggggcaggcgctgcaggggagatctgggggtgcTGGGCCAGGGTGCTGCAGGAGAGATCTCGGGGTGCTGAGGCAgagcgctgcaggggagatgtgggggcacTGGAGCAGGGTGCTGCAGGGAAGATCTGggcgaggtggggcagggcattgcaggggagatctgagattgctggggcagggtgctgcaggggagatctgggggtgctggggcagggcgttgcaggggaaatctgggggcactggggcaggtggagtagggcattgcaggggagatctgggggcactggggagggtgctgcaggggagatctgggggtgctggggcaggtgaagtagggcattgcaggggagatgtgacGGAGGTGtggcagggcgctgcaggggagatctgggggcactggggcaaggcatgcaggggagatctcaggatgctggggcagggcgctgcaggggagatgtgggggtgctgggggaggtggggcagggcattgcaggggagatgtgggggtgctgggggtgtgtggcagggcattgcaggggagatcgggggcactggggcagggcgctgcaggggagatgtggaggtgctgggggaggtggggcagggcattgcaggggagatctgggggcattGGGGCAAGGCGTTgcatgggagttctgggggcactggggcagggccctgctggggagatgtgggagtgctgggggccagggtgctgcaggggagatctcagggtgctggggcagagcgctgcaggggagatgtgggggcactggagcagggtgctgcaggggagatctgggcgaggtggggcagggcattgcaggggagatctgagattgctggggcagggtgctgcaggggagatctggaggtgctggggcagagcgctgcaggggagatctggggctgctaggggaggtggggcagggcgttgcaggggagatctgggggtgctggggcagagcaCTGCAGGAGAGATCTGGGGatgctggggcagggcgctgcaggggagatctcggggtgctgggggaggtggggcaggatgctgcaggggagatctgggggcactgAGGCATGGTGCGGCAGGAGAGATCTGGGGGTACTGAGGAAtggcgctgcaggggagatctaggggtgctggggcagggtgctgcaggggagaactgggggcactggggagggtgCTGCAAGTGAGCtctaggggtgctggggcagggtacTGCAGGAGagatctgggggtgctggggcagggcgttgcagggaaagtctgggggcactggggcaggtggaatagggcattgcaggggagatctgggggcactggggagggtgctgcaggggagatctgggagtgctggggcagggtgttgcagGGGAGCTCTAGAGGTGCTGGAGCAGGATGCTGCAGGAgagatctgggggcactggggcagggcattgcagggggatctgggggcacagacacggtgctgcaggagagatctgggggaggtggggcagggcgttgcAGGGGACATCTaggggcactggggcaggtggggcagggcattgcaggggagatctggggacACTGGGtcagggtgctgcaggggagatctcagggtgctgggggaggttgggcagggcgttgcaggggagatctggggtcactggggcagggcgctgcaggagagatggggtgctgggggaggtggggcagggcgttgcaggggagatctgggggcactggggcagggtgctgcaggggagatctcagggtgctgggggaggtggggcagggcattgcaggggagatctgggggcactggggagggcgctgcaggggagatctcagggtgctggggcagggcactgcaggggagaagtggaggtgctgggggaaatGGAGCAGGacattgcaggggagatgtggg belongs to Gopherus flavomarginatus isolate rGopFla2 chromosome 10, rGopFla2.mat.asm, whole genome shotgun sequence and includes:
- the LOC127030310 gene encoding neugrin-like → MAGPLLPWAAGLSRLLARGAAEPAPLEVDRALQQQRKAMRLRRLRKELEPAGPPQRSLSWQAMEQIRYLRQAFPEEWPVARLAQGFCVSTDIIQRVLRRKFSPPLERRMKQDAKVLGKQGSWEQQAGPDRRAELVAISAGEAAQQLLPARPKDIPQSGALIMPGGQSSSSKPQRNRQFWRAGERQNRRNVQLEPLQEDGAKPVAGMEATLMRSSLAEGDTEEWDGEVLSEEELEELFAEGWDTRPRVVQRGQEYFDGNGNFLYRIPARLAPGEGDKMQPLSPVGW